The DNA segment TACGTCAACGCCTGGAAGGGCAAGACGGTCGTCGTGAAATTCGGCGGCAGCGTGCTCGACGCCATCGGCCGCTCGACGATCGCGGAGGACCTCGCGCTGCTGAAGGGCGCCGGGATCGACCCGGTGCTGGTGCACGGCGGCGGGCCCGAGATCACGCGGATGCTCGAGCGGCTCGGCAAGCCCTCCACGTTCGTGCACGGGCTGCGCGTCACGGACGCCGAGACAATGGAAGTCGTCGAAATGGTGCTGGCCGGCCGCGCGAATAAGTCGCTCGTCTCGGCGATCACGCAGGCCGGCGGCCGGGCGGTGGGATTGAGCGGCAAGGACGGACGGATGCTGCTCGCCCGGAAGTACGAGTCGGACGTCGATCTCGGGCAGGTCGGCGAGGTGGCGGCGGTGGACCCGGCGCTCGTGCGCGCCGTGAGCGAGGACGGCTACATCCCGGTGATCGCCTCGATCGGCATCGGAGCGGACGGCACGAGCTACAATCTGAACGCCGACACCGCCGCGGGGGCGCTCGCGATCGCGGTCGGCGCGAGCAAGTTCATCCTGCTGACC comes from the bacterium genome and includes:
- the argB gene encoding acetylglutamate kinase, with protein sequence MSRTPMVATGEAVLAGGVIAQGLGYVNAWKGKTVVVKFGGSVLDAIGRSTIAEDLALLKGAGIDPVLVHGGGPEITRMLERLGKPSTFVHGLRVTDAETMEVVEMVLAGRANKSLVSAITQAGGRAVGLSGKDGRMLLARKYESDVDLGQVGEVAAVDPALVRAVSEDGYIPVIASIGIGADGTSYNLNADTAAGALAIAVGASKFILLTDVDGVYRDREARTLVSELRATEAESMTRDGTISRGMIPKVAACLDAIRGGVPSAHIINGTVPHALLVELFTERGIGTMLTP